Within the Medicago truncatula cultivar Jemalong A17 chromosome 4, MtrunA17r5.0-ANR, whole genome shotgun sequence genome, the region CAAACATGTAGTTCATATGATTTGTGCCTAGCATGGGCATTAAATAATTGAGACTCAATCCTAGACACAAAAAACTCGTGATATGGTCATATCAAGTTTTTACAAGAGAGGCATCCAAATCGAGGGTGTCAATGTGTATGTTTTATAACAAATCTTAACTGTTTAAGCCAATATTGATATCCATGTAGCTTATTTAATGTTGATCAAGAATAGAAGTGAACAAAAAACTAATTGGTAGAAAGTCGTAagagctctctctctctctctatcttctTCATAGAAATGTAAAATATACAAGTGAAAACaatgttaattttcattttttagcagGCTCATATGCAGAGATAATTCGCCATAACAGACACACCAACTCAAAGGCGAACTAGTTAATTCAAGGTTGCTCCATGTCCCATCATTATACGGAAAGGCTTTGcatttatatattgtttatcCCCTTCATAGAGGCTGACGGGATGGAAACCAGGCTTAGCTTGGGGGGAGATCAAGCAATCTGGACAAGCTCGTTATTTATTCCTGATGTCCTATGTGAGTTTCAAGCAACGTTGGTTCTCATGACGATGTTATAATAAGGTCGTGTGATAGACAAGAACTGCAGCAAGGAAATGGTTAAAATTTAACAGTGCTGTAGTTTTGGCTTGGTGTTTGTCAGGGATCATGCGAGTGTGTTTATGGCTGGGAAAACAGACATGTTAATAGCAGAAGTCGCAGGACTTGACTCTTTAGGAGCGGAGTTTCTATCTGTTAGAGAAGGGCTTTTATTTGTTTGGAAATTGAGTTACTAAGAAGTTTGTTTGGAAAGTCATGATAGTGAACAACGCCCTTTGAATAGGCAATGTAGACTTTTCTTCTAGTGAACTTTTATTAAGAGACATCATTATGTAACTATGTATGCCTTTTGGTTTGATGAACGGGACTGAGGGTACACTCTTAGATCAACATAGTTTCAAATGCTTTAGTCAATGTTGCTATTTCCAATAGCTCGCCTCAGGCATGGATCGAAGTTCCTCTTGAAACAGTTTTGAGCATGTTACATTTTGAATTATTCTAGTTAAAAATCTAAAAGGGATTGAATTAACATTAAAAACAGGATGCAGAAGCATAAATAAGCACTAAGAACATGCAAAATAGaaagcaaagaaaaataatggaTTTACACAGCCTGTATTTTGTTTGCATCTCTACTAAACTAGCTAAGGACAtccatatatttttaaattctgAAAGGCTTTGACGACAATCCATATGTTGGGGTAATGTCAAGTTTGGACAAATCAGCAATTATAAGTGTCTCAAGTGATGTTAGATTTACCAACCATTCTAGCAATGCCATTAAGCTCGAACAATTTGAAAGGCCCATGTATGTCAAAGTTTTACCACATCTTCTAAGCCAACCAGGTAATAATGCCAAATTGGTTAATTTGTCAAATTGAAAATCGTTCAAGTTTCAAGGAAGAGTTTTCATTCTCTTCTCCTTCATCCTCAAAACTAATCACCTCTGCACAAGCCTCGATAGTCAGTCTCTTTAAAGCAGTCAAGTGCCTCAAATCACTTGGAAGGAAGACCAAATTATCACAAtttcacaaaattaaatttgtagATATTTCAAGTTTCCAATATGAAAGACAAATCAGTGATTTTTGTGGTAATCCACAAAATCCTAAGGATTATCAATTAAGAATAAGAAATTTCGACCACTAATGTTATTATACAACCCAAAAATCAGAGATAAAATAGTGTCTTGCTTTTATCAAGCAATAGGACATCAATTGAGTGATCACATTTTGGATGTCAAGTCTCCAACACTTTCTTCCCCTTCTGCTTCCGAATTTTACTTGTCTTAGCTGTCTGCTTCCGAACTTTAGTTGCCTTGGCTGCCTGCTTTGCAGCAGCTTTACTCTGTCGATATTCAGCAAGGAGAACACGACAATCCTCCAAAATAATCGTCTGCTGGTTTAtagattaattaatattaaagaaTTCAAATATGAACAAAGAAACTAAAATTGTGAAACTTGAATCAAAAGCATTGCTAAAAACTTGCCTTGATTTCAATTAAATGCTGAGGAAAATTGTTGGGCTCCTTCAACTCCTTTTCCAGTGAGGAAATCATAAGCTTGTATTGTGACAATTCGTAATCCTGTTGGTATAAAGAGTGATATTAAAGAGCTAGCTAGTATATGCACAGAGAATCAGAAGCAAGCATGGCTACAGGCCCGAGAAAAACTTGCCTTTGAATTTGCCAAAAGAGTTCCGGACAATGGATTTACTCCCCTTCCGATTGGGTAGCCGGCGTACGTTGGATTACAATAAACCATTTTTGCTTGTGTGAGATGTGATTGGGGAGAGAGACTTGTCTGCACAGATATGCGAGAACAAAGCTGATATTATGTTGTTACATCCTTAATGCTTAATTATTGGATCAATATGAGAAATGAGTATATAAGACAAAAAGCATTGAATTggcaaattaaaacataaaaaggagagaaaataagtttaattattccatcacagaaccaaaaaaaaaatccccaatTCATACGGTTTAAACCCTAGCCCCCAAATCCGAGAAATCGAATGAATTTTTAGAGCAATCAATAACAGAACAGATTCAAATAACCCTAGACAAGAAACATtgaataagaaaattaaaacgCTAACCCCCAAATCCAATAAGATTCGATGAATTTTTCCAGtaatcaatcacaaaaacagATTGAAAATTAACAACtagaaatgaaagagaaagagaaagaagatgaatcAACATACATACCTAACTGCAGCgaaagaatgaaaattgaagaaaCTGCAACGCGAGCGAGAGAATGAAAATAGGAGAAACTGCAACGCGAGCGCGAGAATGAAAAAACGGTTGAAGAAACTGCGAGCGCGATAATGAAAAacgagaaagaaagaaataatataataatgaaaataataggACATATAAATAAGAAATTGCTCGCTCCAAACTGAAATGACAATTTTATCCCTGCATGACAAcaacattttctttcatttttccaacttctcAAAATACAAATTTTGCCCCTTCAAGTGCGATTTTCATCATTCTTACGTCCTTCAAAGCCAATTTCTCCCGCAATATCAAGTAAATGATGATTATCGCACttcattgcattttttgtttgaaattttagatttgttgaagaaatttgacatttttagaAATTTGGCTTGCATGTTAGTTATTAAGATTGTTAGTGATGAATTAAGTTAGGAATTGTAGTTTAGATGTTGTTTAGAGTGAAATGTGGTAGTTTTaggattttgaaattgtttgattttaagttgatTGAAATATGGACTCTAGGTGTTTGttaaaatgtctcaatgaatTTTCTTATGAGTTTTTCAATGTTAATGATGAAATTAGTTTGAAATATGtttgttaatgttgattataGTTAGTTTGACTGCAATGTGGTAGTTTTACAGATTGAAATGACATTGTCGAAATTtaagtgttgttgttgaattgttagAAATGACACAATGTCTGCATGAAAATGTCTCAttgattttttgcttttttaaaTGTTGTGCATATATGTCTAGAGGCTTGACAAAGTTAGGTTAGTGAGGCAACAGTTCTCTACTACTAGTGCACGGAGGGAGAAGGAAGCAGTACGCCCTCCTTTGGCTGGTCGAGGGAGAGGGGGCACGAGACTTAGTAGGGTTGATGTTGCGGGGCCCATCGTCGCAGACATGGTATGGAGGATGACGGCTATCCAGTGGAGTCTTATGAGTTGTCGCTTTTACCAGACTTCGGTAAACACGTGGCATGCAAGTTTTGGAGCGATAAAGCAGTGAGTATAATTGCTTTATTTAATTTACTAATATGTTACTAATCATTGTACTCATTATTTTTACTTAGaatatttcatgtttattttacttatttatttttttaacggcGTTTGTTAGAAtacatgacattttttttacttacaaTATTCCATGTTTATTTTacttaattaattgtttttcttttgtatttcaATTGCAAGTGGAGCACAAGATGAGCGGTGTCTCGCACGAGAAGAAACTTAAGCTTGAAAGCTTGACACTTCCGTTGCCGGTAGATGATAATCGTTGGTTCTAGGACCCGGTGAATGCTTCCAGTCTTACCTCCCTCCTTAAGACTGGGTACAAAAGCATTTCTCACGGGCTAGTTTGTGCTTTAATTGATAGATGGCATGAGGAGACCAGCAGCTTCCATCTGCCTGTTGGGGAGATTATCGTCACACTAGACGATGTGGCGTGTCTTTTAGACATCCCCATTGCTGGAAGGCTCATTGAGGAGGATGAGTTATCTCATGACCGGGGCGTAGAGCTGATGGAGAATGAGCCACTGTTTACG harbors:
- the LOC25493410 gene encoding uncharacterized protein produces the protein MVYCNPTYAGYPIGRGVNPLSGTLLANSKDYELSQYKLMISSLEKELKEPNNFPQHLIEIKTIILEDCRVLLAEYRQSKAAAKQAAKATKVRKQTAKTSKIRKQKGKKVLET